caacagactAATCCTGACACCCCGTCCTGTCACATTTACTAACAACAGACTAATCATGACACTCCGTCCTGTCACatttactgacaacagactAGAATTATGACACCCCGTCTTGTCACatttactgacaacagactAGTAGCATGACACCCCGTCCTGTCACatttactgacaacagactAATCCTGACACCCCGTCCTGTCACatttactgacaacagactAGTAGCATGACACCCCGTCCTGTCACatttactgacaacagactAGTAGCATGACACCCCGTCCTGTCACatttactgacaacagactAATCATGACACCCCGTCCTGTCACatttactgacaacagactAATCATGACACCCCGTCCTGTCACatttactgacaacagactAATCATGACACCCCGTCCTGTCACatttactgacaacagactAATCATGACACTCCGTCCTGTCACatttactgacaacagactAGAATCATGACACCCCGTCCTGTCACatttactgacaacagactAGAATCATGACACTCCGTCCTGTCACatttactgacaacagactAATCACGACACCCcgtcatgtcacatttactgacaacagactAATCATGACACCCCGTCCTGTCACatttactgacaacagactAATCATGACACCCCGTCCTGTCACatttactgacaacagactAATCATGACACCCCGTCCTGTCATatttactgacaacagactAGTAGTATGACACCCCGTCCTGTCACatttactgacaacagactAATCATGACACCCTGTCCTGTCACatttactgacaacagactAGTAATTCTTTATTACAATTAATGCAATCTATCTAAAGCTGAACTTGGAGCAGTATTGTAATGTACAAATTATTAGGACTATGGTTTGTCTCGGGGATAAGATCCTGAATCCTTTGGATGGATATAGCCAGGCATCTAAAAGCAAGGGATTGAACGATCAGAGTATAAGATCATTGAATATGTGACGCGAAGGCAGTCGCTTAGGGCAGTTTTATATCCCCACGTCAAGCAGTAAATTTCAAGGGAGGGGCTCACATTTTTGCCGTGTTTCAACATGCAGGTATTCCattaagagttatctcccttccctTCCAACGTCTATAAACTGCCTCACTTCCCTGGCAGCATGCATATTCAAATTACTATAACAATCCGTTATAATTAGTCGTTCAAAGTATCTGTTAAACTGTTTCTCAGATAAAATTTACATCTTTACTAACATTGGAGCAACTAAAGGATCCGCCGTTTCTTTTCCTTGTAGGTTTTCCACAATCTTGAGTGCAAATTCAAAACACGTTCCAGGACCTCTGCTAGTTATGAGTTTTCCATCTTGAACAACACGCTCATCTAAATAGGTGTAGTCACctataaaaaaaagtgtttgaCTGAATGTCATATACAGCAAAATTTACCTACtgataaaaaacaacaattgtTAAGACTGAATGTCAAATACAGCAAAAATTACCTACtgataaaaaacaacaattgtTAGACTGAATGTCAAATACAGCAAAAATTACCTACtgataaaaaacaacaattgtTAGACTGAATGTCAAATACAGGAAAATTTACTACtgataaaaaacaacaattgtTAAGACTGAATGTCAAATACAGCAACATTTACTTACTGATAAagaaaaaccaaacaaaaagaagaaaaaaaaaacaacaaaaaacagatttataaaGATCATCTTGAggacagaaaaaataaattaagatCACAAAAAGGATCTTGATATGAAACCCTAGGAAAATATCAACAAGGAAGAAAGGCAATAATAGGAAcagtattttgacaatttgaatCAATCAActgattttcaatatttttctattATTGCCATACCAAGGTAGTGTAACATCCTACCTGTAGCCGACATCTTGTCTTTACATCCAGGGTGGGAGGTGATCTTTTTACCTTTACAAATACCATGACTCAGGAGTGCTGTTGGTCCTAAAACAGGTCAATGTAAGTTTTGAAACACAAGAAGAGGATAATTTATATGGAACAAGTGATTTTAATATCAGAAAGGTTTATATACTTCAAGGTATGTAGCAGTGAGAACACCGATCCTAGGaacaatataaaatgatgaGTTTCAGATTCCACTTAATGTATTCTACCTAATAAACACACCTACCCGTACATCTATAAGCGcaccaaaacatattttcagTAAAAGAGGATGTGTTCACTAATtgaaacataaatataatcTTCAGTCTTTTAATTTGACTTTGGATTGTTTTCACCACATAAAAGTAGGTAAATGAAACAAGAAGTTAATGGGCCTTAATGATCACCTTTtaggccccgcccatcagccccttggggtcagcctTAATGATCACCTTTtaggccccgcccatcagccccttggggtcagcctTAATGATCACCTTTtaggccccgcccatcagccccttggggtcagcctTAATGATCACCTTTtaggccccgcccatcagccccttggggtcagcctTAATAATCACCTTTtaggccccgcccatcagccccttggggtcagtcagagccaacatgtgtataataTCAAATTGCCATCCCATATATGTATGCATAATCATAACCAAGTTTGTATTACTTCCAATGAAAAATCATACAAATCatgctcaaaaatgtgatttacaAATACAAAAGAATGTATAAAGTATTGAAGAATGTATACAATTTtggtaaacaagaggcccatggggcctgtatcgctcacctggttggatttgaccaaatgtcaaaataatgttcatgttcaattccttttgtttgttaacctcaaacaatgctatttatggttatagtgtggggatcccaactgctttaaagaaataatgaagtccagactctctgagtttacaacatgcatttataactttatgactagtagtgatttaaaggaattacctctatttcctatatggggccccaccccttttgcccctcgggggtcagagtcaccatttatgcaaaatctgttccccttcccccaagaatgtttcttaccaaattgggttcaattccattcataactttatgactagtagcgattttaaggaattacctctatttccccattaggccccgcccctttggccccttgggggtcagagtcaccatttatgcaaactctgttccccttccccaaagaatgcttctgaccaaattgggttcaaatccattcatgaatttatgacaagtagcgatttaaaggaattacctctatttcccatatggggccccgcccctttggccccttgggggtcagagtcaccatttatgcaaaatctgtttcccttcacataagaatgtttctgaccaatttgggtataaatccattcataactttatgactagtagcgatttgaaggaattacctttatttccccattaggccctgcccctttggccccttgggggtcagagtcaccatttatgcaaaatctgttcccctttcctaaaggatgtttctgaccaaattgggttcaaatccattcataactttatgactagtagcgatttgaaggaattacctctatttccccattaggccccgcccctttggccccttggggtcagagtcaccatttatgcaaaatctgttcccctttcccaaaggatgtttcttactaaattgcgttaaaaaccattcataactttatgactagtagcgatttaaaggaattacctctatttcccatatggggccccgcccctttggccccttgggggtcagagtcaccatttatgcaaaatctgttcccctttcccaaaggatgtttcttactaaattgcgttaaaaaccattcataactttatgactagtagcgatttaaaggaattacctctatttcccatatggggccccgcccctttggccccttgggggtcagagtcaccatttatgcaaaatctgttccccttcccccaatgatgtttttgaccaaattcggttcaaatcttttcataattttatgactagtagcgatttaaagatattacctctgtttccccattaggccccgcccctttggtcctttgggggtcagagtaaccatttatgcaaaatctgttccccttcacataagaatgtttctgaccaaattgggttcaaatccattcatacctttatgactagtagcgatttgaaggaattacctctatttccccattaggccccgcccctttggccccttgggggtcagagtcaccatttatgcaaaatctattccccatccccaaaggatgtttctgaccaatttgggttcaaatccattcataactttatgactagtagcgatttaaaggaattgcctcaatttcccctattgggccccgcccctcaggccccttgggggtcagagtcaccatttatgcaaaatctgttcccctttcctaaaggatgtttctgacccaattgggttcaaatccattcataactttatgactagtagcgatttgaaggaattacctctatttcccctaatggacccagcccctttggccccttgggggtcagagtaaccatttatgcaaaatctgttccccttccccaaagaatgtttctgaccaaattggattcaaatccattcataactttatgactagtagcgatttgaaggaatcacctctatttccccattaggccccgcccctttggccccttgggggtcagagtcaccatttatgcaaaatctgttccccttccccaaagaatgtttctgaccaaattgggttcaaatccattcataactttatgactagtagcgatttaaaggaattacctctatttccccattaggccccgcccctttggccccttgggggtcagagtaaccatttatgcaaaatctgttccccttccccaaaagatgtttctgaccaaattgggttcaaatccattcataactttatgactagtagcgatttaaaggaattgcctcaatttcccctattgggccccgcccctcaggccccttgggggtcagagtcaccatttatgcaaaatctgatccccttctgccaaggatgtttctgaccaaatttggtcaaaatccaataaaaactttttgactagtagcgatttgaagcaaatgttgacggacggacgccggacgccggacgacggacgactgacgctgcaccatggcgtaagctcaccggaccttcggtccaggtgagctaaaaaccttCAGACCCTTCAATCAATgaacagtatttgattctactttATTTGGGTCTTGtggagaagatttttgaaatttttgtcaatttgtcCCCATTTTGCCCTGTCCTTTAGTCCagtggggggtggggaccatataattcgCAAATTTTGTTGACCTTTTGCATTGGAAGGTTTCTTCAAAATTTCATCGAAATTAGTTAAGGGGTTtctgaaaagaagtttaaaatgtaaatagtttgTTAAGAGCACAGTGtgcttattaggtcaaatacagtatgaGGCATCAGCTGATGATTATTCAAATTGTCTGTTGGTCACctgaattttgatatattttggtagATCAAGTTTCGAGGTGTGTTGGTCATCCAGAAGACATTTAAAAGATTTTGGCACATTTGAGCCAGGTGGCTgtaaatgaaggtcaatgttATGCTTATTCatttgaaacatcattttagCTTTTACCCCACcatgctaaaggcccaatatACAGTTTCTAacctcttggttaatgagaaaaAAGTTTTATCAAAGTTTTAGCATATCTGACaatgaatgaaggtcaaggtcattatttgTGTTAACAGTATTGATATCTCTTCAaatagcatgctacagactcaaTATCAGGCATCTGGGCCACTTGgctattgagaaaaagttgttttaaagattttagcatatttgacccctgtgaccttgaaagaaggtcaagatcattcacttgaacaatcttgatagcccttcacccaagcatgctgtaggcccaatatcaggtctataggcctcttggttattgagaagaaggtAAAAATTGGAAATTGTTTACGAACGGACGACAACATCGATTAGAAAAGGTCACACGAGACCTCGCCTCAGGTGACCTAAGATACTGCAATGGAGTTTGGTCAGTCTTATTAGTGTAGTGATCGGATTTATGTCAGGACAACAAGTTTAACAATAGTGTGGTTCTGATACCTGCACAGACAGCAGCAATAAACCGGTTGTCTTTTTCCTGAGCTTCCAGGATCTTCTTCACTTCCGCTGactgaaacaaaatatttaaataacagtGTTATGGTGAACATATCCGCTGTTTCAGCTGTTACGACCCTTCACGACACAATGTTGAAATCCATAGGTGTTTATATCTAAATATCTTGCAttaaaataagatttgcatTATGTTATGATTGGTTAGGTtaagttttgtattgtttaacgtccccaacagctatggtcagttaaggattgtctcccctgtttggggtttgttttgtttaacgccctataaACAACTATGGTCAGTTAaggattgtctcccctgtgtgggtatgtttttgtattgtttaacgccctataaacaactatggtcatttaaggattgtctcccctgtgtgggtttgtttttgtattgtttaacgccCAATAAACAACTATGGTCAGTTAaggattgtctcccctgtgtgggattgtattgtttaacgccctataaACAACTATGGTCAGTTAAGGATTGTCTCCTCTGTGTGGgtatgtttttgtgttgtttaatgCCCTATAAACAACTATGGTCAGTTAaggattgtctcccctgtgtgggtatgtttttgtattgtttaacgtcccatcaaAAGCTTGGTCATTTAAGGAAAGCCTCCTCTCTTATCATAGGTGTGGTGAgtgagtgtgtgtgttgtgtgaggcTGAAGGAAATATACTcccaaagacacccagcaggacacctcactTATTCACATTTTCACTTCATAAATGCTGAGCATTAAGCAGAGGTAGAATACTACCTTTTTTCAGAGAAGCCTGCCTCACAGGGGtggtgtcaagggagacaattggaagaagaaagttgctaGAAGATGAAAAAAGGTGGCAGTTTGAGGAAAACAAGTAATCTGAGGTAAGTCCCCAACTCAATAAACACAACtttatatcatgattataaatcCTACCATGTTTCAAAGAAATCTGTATAGAAATGTAGGATGAGATCTTTGGACAAATGATCAAATATTGAGGTAAAGAGCaataattttttgtaaaattagttgaatcaaaatttcaaaatgtcttTCAGGGAAACACACCTATATATGATTACAATGCATACCAAGTTCCAAAGAAATTGGTTGAAAAATGTAGAAGGATACAAAAGTTTATGCTGGGCGAACAGATAGATAACTCCATGTTTTAATACTGCCATCGACAGGTGTATAAAGGTTGTATATCAGATCTAGCTGAATGTTCAGGCCCAATTGGCctctacgtggggcagttgccaggtactgactgtaggccggtggtttttctccgggtactccggctttcctccacccctaaaaaacctggcacgtccttaaatgaccctggctgttaataggacgttaaacaaaaacaaacaaagcctcttgtaaataaacaagagatcccagagggatcttggcgcccaccattgaatgatctttataggttccatgtcagattgatcttttctctacttttcccttcctctaagtcttatattactaatctgtgtaaattcagaaacagccctctagtacttttcaaacaaggggaacctatatataaaatttaagatttagcgataatggctgtctgtcggccatgttgttttccgattggtcccaaaatgcaataccagggaccaaggggaacctacatatgaaatttgagaaaaatcccttcagtaccttctgtacaatagtgataacaaacttcaattttcaaaatacaagatggctgcctgtcagccaggttgttttctgactggtctcaaaatccaatatgcataactaggcacagagggcaacctacaaatgaaattcagaaagatcctttcagcaatttctgataaatagcgataacaatcttcaattgtcaaaatccgagatggctacctgtcagccatgttgtttttcgattggtctcaaaatgcaatatgcataactacgcactgagggaaacctacatatgaaatttgagaaagatcccttcagtactttctgagaaatagcgataacaaacttcaattgtcaaaatccaagatggctgcctgtcggccatgttgttttcagattagtctcaaaatgcaatatgcataactaggcaccaagggaaacctacatatgaaatttcagaaagatcccttcataagtttctgagaaagagcgataacaaacttcaattgtcaaaatccaagatggctgcctgtcggccatgttgttttccgattagtctcaaaatgcaatatgcataactaggcactgagggg
This genomic stretch from Pecten maximus chromosome 16, xPecMax1.1, whole genome shotgun sequence harbors:
- the LOC117345266 gene encoding protein/nucleic acid deglycase DJ-1-like is translated as MTKALVLLAVGAEEMETVITVDVLRRGGVDVTLAGLAGNEPVLCSRNVKLVPDMSLEDAMKSAPYDVVVCPGGGDGAKALAESAEVKKILEAQEKDNRFIAAVCAGPTALLSHGICKGKKITSHPGCKDKMSATGDYTYLDERVVQDGKLITSRGPGTCFEFALKIVENLQGKETADPLVAPMLVKM